The following coding sequences are from one Salvia hispanica cultivar TCC Black 2014 chromosome 3, UniMelb_Shisp_WGS_1.0, whole genome shotgun sequence window:
- the LOC125216953 gene encoding uncharacterized protein LOC125216953, producing MEEVIKKRARDETETEEIDSPEVKRLREDLLDGNDEDSDLCTSIHDLDSFMKSFEEEITASPASGHGSGASGEGIVESVSDYGESGAIDEGIVELASNSGESRSDLGYLLEASDDELGIPPPASSPAKELVTVESDSSEFGGEFWEVDEFGFGFGGGESGSGEYVALDGLFDYSDVGFGSGDVVWRPETLPAQ from the coding sequence ATGGAGGAAGTAATTAAGAAACGAGCCAGGGACGAAACGGAAACGGAGGAGATTGACTCGCCGGAGGTGAAGCGGCTGAGGGAGGATCTGCTGGACGGAAACGACGAGGATTCCGATCTCTGCACCTCGATCCACGACCTCGACTCGTTCATGAAGAGCTTCGAGGAGGAAATCACCGCCTCTCCCGCTTCCGGTCACGGATCCGGAGCCTCCGGGGAAGGAATCGTTGAATCGGTGTCGGATTACGGCGAATCCGGAGCGATTGACGAAGGAATCGTCGAATTAGCTTCAAATTCCGGCGAATCGCGGTCGGATCTAGGCTATCTGCTCGAGGCGTCGGACGACGAGCTAGGGATTCCGCCTCCTGCATCGTCTCCTGCGAAGGAGCTGGTGACGGTCGAGTCGGACTCGTCTGAGTTCGGAGGCGAGTTTTGGGAGGTGGATGAGTTCGGGTTCGGGTTTGGGGGAGGTGAGAGTGGTAGCGGTGAATACGTGGCGCTGGACGGGTTGTTTGACTATTCGGATGTAGGATTCGGGTCGGGTGATGTGGTGTGGAGACCCGAGACGTTGCCGGCGCAGTGA
- the LOC125209888 gene encoding LOW QUALITY PROTEIN: dihydrolipoyllysine-residue acetyltransferase component 4 of pyruvate dehydrogenase complex, chloroplastic-like (The sequence of the model RefSeq protein was modified relative to this genomic sequence to represent the inferred CDS: inserted 2 bases in 1 codon) — MASLSFSSSVSSSTPFLRPSALLLRPRPSXPLVQAKIREIFMPALSSTMTEGKIVSWVKSEGDLLSKGESVVVVESDKADMDVETFYDGILAAIVVAEGESAPVGAAIGILAETEAEIEEAKAKAAAKSPSSPPPPPPAAPVAESPAAADSAPGKVVATPFAKKLAKQHKVDVGKLAGTGPYGRVTPEDVEKAAGIAPAPKAIVAAPAKAAVSYPEIPGAKIVPFTTMQAAVSRNMIESLSVPTFRVGYPVATDALDALYKKVKAKGVTMTALLAKAAAMALVQHPVVNSSCKDGKSFTYNSSVNIAVAVAMDDGLITPVLQDADKLDLYLLSKKWKELVEKARAKQLQPQEYNSGTFTLSNLGMFGVDRFDAILPPGQGAIMAVGASKPTVVADKEGFFTVKNQMLVNVTADHRVIYGADLAAFLQTFMKIIQNPESLTM, encoded by the exons ATGGCCTCcctctccttctcctcctccgtctcctcctccaccccctTCCTCCGCCCCTCcgccctcctcctccgccCCCGCCCCTC CCCCCTCGTCCAAGCCAAGATCCGCGAGATCTTCATGCCCGCCCTCAGCTCCACCATGACCGAGGGCAAAATCGTCTCCTGGGTCAAATCCGAGGGCGACCTCCTCTCCAAGGGCGAATCCGTCGTCGTCGTCGAGTCCGACAAGGCCGACATGGACGTCGAGACCTTCTACGACGGCATACTCGCCGCAATCGTCGTCGCCGAGGGCGAGTCCGCCCCCGTCGGCGCCGCGATCGGCATTCTAGCCGAGACCGAGGCTGAAATTGAAGAAGCCAAAGCAAAAGCCGCCGCGAAATCGCCATCCtcgcctcctccgccgcctcctGCTGCTCCGGTAGCTGAATCTCCGGCTGCTGCTGATTCGGCGCCGGGGAAGGTGGTGGCGACTCCGTTTGCGAAGAAATTGGCCAAGCAGCATAAGGTGGATGTTGGTAAATTGGCGGGGACGGGGCCGTACGGTAGGGTTACGCCGGAGGATGTGGAGAAAGCTGCTGGAATCGCTCCTGCGCCGAAGGCGATTGTGGCAGCTCCGGCGAAAGCTGCGGTGAGTTACCCTGAGATTCCAGGGGCGAAAATTGTGCCGTTTACCACAATGCAGGCGGCGGTATCGAGGAATATGATCGAGAGCCTCTCGGTGCCGACTTTCAGAGTTGGTTATCCGGTTGCAACGGATGCGCTTGATGCTCTGTATAAGAAG GTGAAGGCGAAGGGTGTTACGATGACAGCCTTGCTAGCAAAGGCTGCAGCAATGGCACTGGTTCAGCATCCGGTGGTGAACTCATCGTGTAAAGATGGGAAAAGTTTTACATACAACAGCAGCGTAAACATCGCTGTGGCTGTAGCAATGGATGATGGGTTGATCACGCCCGTGCTTCAAGATGCTGATAAG TTGGATTTGTATCTCTTGTCGAAGAAGTGGAAGGAGCTAGTTGAAAAGGCACGAGCGAAGCAACTTCAGCCCCAAGAATACAACTCAG GGACTTTCACATTATCTAATCTGGGCATGTTTGGAGTCGATAGATTCGATGCTATACTTCCTCCAGGACAG GGAGCTATAATGGCCGTGGGAGCATCAAAGCCTACCGTTGTAGCTGACAAAGAAGGATTCTTCACCGTTAAAAACCAGATGCTG GTGAATGTTACAGCTGACCACCGAGTCATCTATGGTGCCGACTTGGCTGCATTCCTTCAAACATTCATGAAAATCATCCAGAACCCAGAAAGCTTGACAATGTAG
- the LOC125215323 gene encoding protein NRT1/ PTR FAMILY 3.1-like, with the protein MATIKKKDSTIKRKQGGLITMPFIFGNEVGEKLAVVGFSTNMISYLTGQLHLPMTKAANTLTNFGGTGALTPLLGAFIADAFAGRFWTIAIASLLLQLGMISLTVSAILPSLRPPSCKPGPGVRCEEADSGQLAFLYASLLLSALGSGGYRPCIVSFGADQFDESDPRQKVTTWKFFNWYYFCMGASILVANTVIVYIQDNVGWGWGLGVPTFFMAVSVVAFVAGYPMYRKLDPAGSPFTRLLQVCVAAYRKRKVSFSSDTRALYENETLDAAISVGGKLVHTKNMKFLDKAAVVTENDDPKAPDPWRLSSVHRVEELKTLIRMAPIWAAGIITITAAAQQNTFSLMQARSLDRRLSPKFTIPPASMSVLTQVSMLTTIVFYDRVFVPATRRLTGLDRGVTFLARIGIGFGLSLLATLAAGFVEVRRKGAAAAHGLTDDGAAAIPMSVFWLAPQYCLHGAAETFTSIGHLEFFYDQAPESMRSTAPALFWLSISAGSYLSTLLITVVHRYSAGRDGSNWLPDDNLNKGRLEYVYWLITLLQFFNIIYYIICAKMYTYKPLQVKELTDQERERENGVELVENA; encoded by the exons atgGCCacgataaaaaagaaagattcCACCATCAAAAGGAAGCAAGGTGGCTTGATCACAATGCCCTTCATCTTTG GAAATGAAGTAGGTGAGAAATTGGCTGTGGTAGGATTTAGCACAAACATGATAAGCTACTTAACCGGGCAGCTCCACCTTCCCATGACCAAGGCCGCCAACACGCTTACAAACTTCGGTGGCACCGGAGCCCTCACGCCGCTTCTCGGGGCTTTCATCGCCGACGCATTCGCCGGGAGGTTTTGGACCATTGCAATCGCCTCACTCCTTCTACAATTA GGAATGATAAGTTTGACCGTCTCCGCTATCCTCCCGAGCCTAAGGCCGCCGTCATGCAAGCCCGGGCCCGGCGTGCGATGCGAGGAGGCGGACTCCGGCCAGCTCGCCTTCCTCTACGCGTCGCTCCTCCTCTCGGCGCTCGGGTCAGGCGGGTACCGCCCCTGCATCGTGTCGTTCGGGGCGGACCAGTTCGACGAGAGCGACCCGCGGCAGAAGGTGACGACGTGGAAGTTCTTCAACTGGTACTACTTCTGCATGGGCGCCTCCATCCTTGTGGCGAACACCGTCATCGTCTACATCCAGGATAACGTCGGCTGGGGGTGGGGACTCGGCGTCCCCACCTTCTTCATGGCCGTCTCGGTCGTCGCCTTTGTGGCGGGGTACCCAATGTACCGGAAGCTAGACCCTGCAGGCAGCCCCTTCACGAGGCTGCTGCAGGTCTGCGTCGCCGCGTATCGGAAGAGAAAGGTGTCTTTCTCTTCCGATACGAGGGCGTTGTATGAGAATGAGACGCTTGATGCGGCTATTTCGGTTGGGGGCAAACTCGTCCACACCAAAAATATGAA GTTCCTTGATAAGGCGGCGGTTGTGACCGAAAACGACGATCCTAAGGCCCCTGATCCATGGCGGCTTAGTAGCGTCCACCGCGTCGAGGAACTCAAAACCCTAATCCGGATGGCCCCGATATGGGCGGCCGGAATCATCACCATCACTGCGGCCGCCCAGCAGAACACTTTTTCCCTCATGCAAGCCCGGTCGCTGGATCGGCGCCTCAGCCCAAAATTCACGATCCCGCCGGCCTCCATGTCCGTTCTCACCCAGGTGTCGATGCTCACCACCATCGTCTTCTACGACCGCGTCTTCGTCCCAGCCACCCGCCGCCTCACGGGCCTTGACCGCGGCGTGACCTTCCTCGCCCGGATCGGGATCGGCTTCGGCCTCTCTCTCCTCGCCACCCTCGCCGCCGGCTTCGTCGAGGTCCGGCGGAAGGGGGCCGCGGCGGCGCACGGCCTCACCGACGACGGGGCGGCCGCGATCCCGATGTCGGTTTTCTGGCTAGCGCCGCAGTACTGCCTCCACGGTGCGGCGGAGACGTTCACGTCGATCGGGCACCTCGAGTTTTTTTACGACCAGGCGCCCGAGAGCATGCGGAGCACCGCGCCGGCACTGTTCTGGCTCTCGATCTCGGCCGGGAGCTACTTGAGCACGCTGCTGATCACGGTGGTGCACCGTTACAGCGCCGGCCGCGACGGATCGAACTGGCTGCCGGATGATAATCTCAACAAAGGGAGATTGGAGTATGTGTATTGGCTCATTACACTACTCCAGTTCTTCAATATTATTTACTACATCATTTGTGCTAAAATGTATACATACAAGCCATTGCAAGTAAAGGAACTAACAGATCAAGAGAGGGAAAGAGAAAATGGAGTTGAGTTAGTAGAAAATGCTTAG
- the LOC125211869 gene encoding heat stress transcription factor C-1b-like, whose product MHEMQSDGVMIAPFVMKTYQILSDPATNRIVAWGGANNSFIVLEPLDFSQRILPLYFKHNNFSSFVRQLNTYGFRKVDPDRWEFANEWFLRGQTQLLSKIVRKKHVNRGCTSFVSKHEEEEECDDDDDGGGGGGGVPGGDELVMEIGKLRREQECLEEELASMSRRLQATERRPKQMMTFLSKVVEDPQSLPAMMLSRGNARQLAYDISSKKGRIMESSSSSCSSGVALPSSSAKSEEEKSEDDRFGVSVIRQEYHGYGNLSSSSTDGSSGGVGACGGGGGVFAPPMNGGDGVSWSYFDDLEMDRQTPAPYPFSLLDGRF is encoded by the exons ATGCATGAAATGCAGAGCGACGGCGTCATGATAGCACCGTTTGTGATGAAAACCTACCAAATCCTCAGCGATCCGGCCACGAATCGGATCGTCGCATGGGGCGGGGCTAACAACAGCTTCATCGTGCTGGAGCCTTTGGATTTTTCGCAGAGGATTTTGCCGCTTTATTTCAAGCACAACAACTTCTCCAGCTTCGTGCGCCAGCTCAATACCTAT GGTTTCAGAAAGGTTGATCCGGACAGATGGGAGTTTGCAAACGAATGGTTTTTGCGCGGCCAGACGCAGCTCTTGAGCAAGATTGTGAGGAAGAAGCACGTGAACAGAGGCTGCACTTCATTCGTGAGCAAACacgaagaagaggaagaatgtgatgatgatgatgatggtggtggtggtggtggtggtgtaCCTGGTGGTGATGAATTGGTAATGGAGATTGGGAAGCTAAGGCGCGAGCAAGAGTGTCTAGAGGAAGAGCTCGCAAGCATGAGCAGGAGGCTGCAGGCAACGGAGAGGAGGCCCAAGCAGATGATGACTTTCTTGAGCAAAGTTGTTGAAGATCCTCAAAGTCTGCCTGCAATGATGCTCAGTAGAGGAAATGCGAGGCAATTAGCGTATGACATCAGCAGCAAGAAGGGTAGGATTATGGAGTCTTCATCGAGCTCTTGTTCTTCGGGTGTGGCATTGCCTAGTTCATCAGCCAAGAGTGAAGAGGAGAAATCCGAGGATGATAGGTTTGGTGTGTCTGTGATCAGGCAGGAATATCATGGTTATGGAAATCTTTCTAGCTCATCAACTGATGGCTCTTCCGGTGGCGTTGGTGCATGCGGAGGCGGGGGTGGGGTGTTTGCCCCACCAATGAACGGTGGTGATGGGGTTAGTTGGAGTTATTTTGATGATCTTGAGATGGATAGACAGACCCCAGCACCATATCCCTTCTCACTTCTTGATGGAAGATTTTAG
- the LOC125209889 gene encoding ACD11 homolog protein-like, with translation MALKLRSLFSRSGGSFKEKSEKLVKSSRMSGREGDGVGTVVGGKLTPLSAMADAFEDLSATLNAAGFNGDLDLKSFCDACSHVSILFGCLGAAFKFAEFEYCSKVNGLKGAINTHLTLCKIIDDDIKQDKVKTKGSLTRQLRRVRQGIDLIATLFQNFLKSDDPSLKEAATSAYAQTCAPYHTWAVRTAASAGMYALPTREQLLVKMNETQESAEREMRRFIKASVPVIAYIDKLYTVRNISLDW, from the exons ATGGCCCTCAAATTACGTTCCCTTTTTTCTAGATCAGGAGGCTCATTCAAAGAAAA GAGCGAAAAATTGGTTAAGAGCTCAAGAATGTCGGGGCGTGAGGGGGATGGTGTTGGCACTGTTGTGGGGGGTAAGTTAACGCCTTTGTCGGCGATGGCGGACGCGTTCGAGGACCTCTCGGCGACGTTGAACGCAGCCGGATTCAACGGAGATCTCGATTTGAAGAGCTTCTGCGATGCGTGCTCTCATGTCTCTATTCTCTTTGGCTGCCTTGGCGCGGCCTTTAAATTTGCTGAGTTCGAGTATTGTTCGAAG GTGAATGGGCTTAAAGGAGCAATAAACACACATTTGAcattatgcaaaataatagATGATGACATAAAACAAGACAAAGTTAAGACAAAAGGAAGTCTTACTCGTCAGTTGCGAAGAGTGAGACAAGGCATTGATCTCATTGCAACTCTGTTCCAGAATTTCCTCAAGTCAGA TGACCCGAGTTTGAAAGAAGCCGCAACGTCGGCTTATGCACAAACCTGCGCACCTTACCACACTTGGGCTGTAAGAACTGCTGCTTCAGCAGGGATGTATGCTCTTCCTACAAGGGAGCAGCTGCTCGTCAAAATGAACGAAACTC AGGAATCAGCGGAGAGGGAGATGAGAAGATTCATCAAAGCCTCGGTTCCGGTCATAGCATACATTGACAAGCTCTACACTGTGAGAAATATCAGCTTGGATTGGTGA